A single window of Oncorhynchus keta strain PuntledgeMale-10-30-2019 chromosome 34, Oket_V2, whole genome shotgun sequence DNA harbors:
- the LOC118367699 gene encoding membrane-spanning 4-domains subfamily A member 4A-like, translating into MSTSITTANGIVVVSQVFHLAENGKASVPLLNVTPQTQSAPLAVPLPSTKVSEMTRVFLQLQPQSLGIVQIILGLVCMVVNLSALLTPILYDQFPLFMGAAFVLSGSLTVAARKGTRLSLIKGTLAVNVVSVLVALAGVAYICMLLTVKHEDGFCTDTDHNYTSYSNQNRIKECTIMVRTLYTVLNGVKGLLLVLTVMELCVALTVCVFSGKSIHLRGYYSLSCGRGMVVVETGTDPTGASQASLSDSDVALLSSVEDSDTPAPPYSP; encoded by the exons ATGTCCACCTCTATCACCACTGCAAATGGAATTGTGGTAGTGTCACAAGTTTTCCACTTGGCGGAGAATGGCAAGGCTTCAGTGCCACTTCTGAATGTCACTCCCCAGACCCAGAGTGCGCCCCTCGCTGTGCCACTGCCTTCCACTAAAGTGTCAGAGATGACAAGGGTGTTCCTGCAGCTTCAGCCACAATCTCTTGGG ATTGTGCAGATCATCCTTGGATTGGTGTGCATGGTGGTGAACCTGTCTGCTCTTCTCACCCCTATCCTGTATGACCAGTTCCCACTCTTCATGGGAGCTGCT TTTGTCCTCTCTGGATCTCTCACTGTGGCTGCCCGGAAAGGAACACGTTTGAGTCTG ATTAAAGGGACTCTGGCTGTGAATGTTGTCAGTGTTCTTGTGGCTCTGGCTGGGGTTGCCTATATTTGTATGCTTCTGACTGTGAAACATGAAGATGGTTTCTGCACCGACACTGACCACAACTATACTTCCTATTCCAACCAGAACAGGATAAAGGAATGCACAATTATGGTTAGGACACTATAT ACAGTCTTGAATGGGGTGAAGGGCCTTCTACTGGTCCTGACGGTGATGGAGCTCTGTGTGGCTCTCACTGTCTGCGTCTTCTCTGGGAAATCCATTCACCTCCGTGGGTACTACAGCCTGAGCTGTGGCCGGGGAATG GTGGTGGTAGAGACTGGTACTGACCCCACCGGAGCCAGCCAGGCCTCCCTGAGCGACAGTGACGTGGCCTTACTGAGCAGTGTTGAAGACTCTGACACCCCGGCTCCACCGTACTCTCCCTGA
- the LOC118367700 gene encoding nucleoside diphosphate-linked moiety X motif 17-like isoform X1: MEKVTKILVHLSKNNVAPQCARFAQSITGHFTETLDEVEVKCSLENNRFTLCECEKGRGIPLKRATFCPFKYLSVAEAAAIPLDVQSRGVDVGVAILLQSANQKVLLTRRASSLRIFPNVWVPPGGHVELDERLLDAGLRELREETGLKLDPGDVSAQLLGLWESVFPPMLSRGMPQRHHVVTYMLLNTSLTHQQLQASLRPEPAEVSGCLWVDASLVKAIVSSVDGEEGSVTPLEGVAPTISVSEVSPEGVLSESDLPLSVLCNRAPNSGEDVERVSTGTKYALELWLKNLEGQGTRC; the protein is encoded by the exons ATGGAAAAAGTCACGAAAATACTGGTTCATCTGTCGAAGAATAATGTCGCACCGCAATGTGCCCGTTTTGCACAG AGCATAACAGGTCATTTTACAGAGACTCTTGATGAGGTGGAGGTGAAGTGTTCTTTGGAGAACAATCGATTTACACTGTGTGAGTGCGAGAAGGGGAGAGGAATTCCGCTGAAG AGGGCAACCTTTTGCCCCTTCAAGTATCTGTCTGTCGCAGAGGCAGCTGCAATCCCATTGGATGTTCAGAGCCGCGGAGTGGACGTGGGGGTTGCTATTCTTCtgcagtcagccaatcagaaggTGTTGTTAACTCGACGGGCGTCCAGTCTCCGCATTTTCCCCAATGTGTGGGTTCCACCAG GTGGCCATGTGGAACTGGATGAGAGG CTCCTGGATGCTGGGCtgagggagctgagggaggagacaggaCTGAAGCTGGACCCTGGAGACGTCTCAGCTCAGCTGCTGGGGCTCTGGGAG TCAGTTTTCCCGCCCATGCTGAGCAGAGGGATGCCACAGAGGCACCATGTGGTCACCTACATGCTCCTAAACACCTCCCTCACACACCAGCAGcttcag GCCTCTCTGCGCCCCGAGCCCGCTGAGGTCAGTGGCTGTCTGTGGGTGGACGCCTCGCTGGTCAAGGCCATCGTATCCTCTGTGGACGGAGAGGAGGGTTCTGTGACACCGCTGGAGGGCGTGGCTCCAACCATAAG TGTATCGGAGGTCTCTCCGGAAGGTGTGCTCAGTGAGTCAGATTTGCCATTGTCTGTTTTGTGTAACCGGGCCCCGAATAgcggagaggatgtggagcgggTTAGCACTGGTACCAAATACGCCCTGGAGCTCTGGCTTAAGAACCTGGAGGGACAGGGGACCCGATGTTAA
- the LOC118367700 gene encoding nucleoside diphosphate-linked moiety X motif 17-like isoform X3, whose product MCPFCTETLDEVEVKCSLENNRFTLCECEKGRGIPLKRATFCPFKYLSVAEAAAIPLDVQSRGVDVGVAILLQSANQKVLLTRRASSLRIFPNVWVPPGGHVELDERLLDAGLRELREETGLKLDPGDVSAQLLGLWESVFPPMLSRGMPQRHHVVTYMLLNTSLTHQQLQASLRPEPAEVSGCLWVDASLVKAIVSSVDGEEGSVTPLEGVAPTISVSEVSPEGVLSESDLPLSVLCNRAPNSGEDVERVSTGTKYALELWLKNLEGQGTRC is encoded by the exons ATGTGCCCGTTTTGCACAG AGACTCTTGATGAGGTGGAGGTGAAGTGTTCTTTGGAGAACAATCGATTTACACTGTGTGAGTGCGAGAAGGGGAGAGGAATTCCGCTGAAG AGGGCAACCTTTTGCCCCTTCAAGTATCTGTCTGTCGCAGAGGCAGCTGCAATCCCATTGGATGTTCAGAGCCGCGGAGTGGACGTGGGGGTTGCTATTCTTCtgcagtcagccaatcagaaggTGTTGTTAACTCGACGGGCGTCCAGTCTCCGCATTTTCCCCAATGTGTGGGTTCCACCAG GTGGCCATGTGGAACTGGATGAGAGG CTCCTGGATGCTGGGCtgagggagctgagggaggagacaggaCTGAAGCTGGACCCTGGAGACGTCTCAGCTCAGCTGCTGGGGCTCTGGGAG TCAGTTTTCCCGCCCATGCTGAGCAGAGGGATGCCACAGAGGCACCATGTGGTCACCTACATGCTCCTAAACACCTCCCTCACACACCAGCAGcttcag GCCTCTCTGCGCCCCGAGCCCGCTGAGGTCAGTGGCTGTCTGTGGGTGGACGCCTCGCTGGTCAAGGCCATCGTATCCTCTGTGGACGGAGAGGAGGGTTCTGTGACACCGCTGGAGGGCGTGGCTCCAACCATAAG TGTATCGGAGGTCTCTCCGGAAGGTGTGCTCAGTGAGTCAGATTTGCCATTGTCTGTTTTGTGTAACCGGGCCCCGAATAgcggagaggatgtggagcgggTTAGCACTGGTACCAAATACGCCCTGGAGCTCTGGCTTAAGAACCTGGAGGGACAGGGGACCCGATGTTAA
- the LOC118367700 gene encoding nucleoside diphosphate-linked moiety X motif 17-like isoform X2: MSITGHFTETLDEVEVKCSLENNRFTLCECEKGRGIPLKRATFCPFKYLSVAEAAAIPLDVQSRGVDVGVAILLQSANQKVLLTRRASSLRIFPNVWVPPGGHVELDERLLDAGLRELREETGLKLDPGDVSAQLLGLWESVFPPMLSRGMPQRHHVVTYMLLNTSLTHQQLQASLRPEPAEVSGCLWVDASLVKAIVSSVDGEEGSVTPLEGVAPTISVSEVSPEGVLSESDLPLSVLCNRAPNSGEDVERVSTGTKYALELWLKNLEGQGTRC, encoded by the exons ATG AGCATAACAGGTCATTTTACAGAGACTCTTGATGAGGTGGAGGTGAAGTGTTCTTTGGAGAACAATCGATTTACACTGTGTGAGTGCGAGAAGGGGAGAGGAATTCCGCTGAAG AGGGCAACCTTTTGCCCCTTCAAGTATCTGTCTGTCGCAGAGGCAGCTGCAATCCCATTGGATGTTCAGAGCCGCGGAGTGGACGTGGGGGTTGCTATTCTTCtgcagtcagccaatcagaaggTGTTGTTAACTCGACGGGCGTCCAGTCTCCGCATTTTCCCCAATGTGTGGGTTCCACCAG GTGGCCATGTGGAACTGGATGAGAGG CTCCTGGATGCTGGGCtgagggagctgagggaggagacaggaCTGAAGCTGGACCCTGGAGACGTCTCAGCTCAGCTGCTGGGGCTCTGGGAG TCAGTTTTCCCGCCCATGCTGAGCAGAGGGATGCCACAGAGGCACCATGTGGTCACCTACATGCTCCTAAACACCTCCCTCACACACCAGCAGcttcag GCCTCTCTGCGCCCCGAGCCCGCTGAGGTCAGTGGCTGTCTGTGGGTGGACGCCTCGCTGGTCAAGGCCATCGTATCCTCTGTGGACGGAGAGGAGGGTTCTGTGACACCGCTGGAGGGCGTGGCTCCAACCATAAG TGTATCGGAGGTCTCTCCGGAAGGTGTGCTCAGTGAGTCAGATTTGCCATTGTCTGTTTTGTGTAACCGGGCCCCGAATAgcggagaggatgtggagcgggTTAGCACTGGTACCAAATACGCCCTGGAGCTCTGGCTTAAGAACCTGGAGGGACAGGGGACCCGATGTTAA